Proteins found in one Cobetia sp. L2A1 genomic segment:
- a CDS encoding APC family permease translates to MSRQKNLLSLSQVVMFGLAYMTPIIVLGTFGVLAMVTSGAVSGAYAVALLAMLFTAHSYGRMACAYPVAGSAYAYVRHAIDERLGFIAGWAIILDYLFLPMVIWLIGAAYLNSAFPAIPVAAWLIAFIIVTTLINIVGLRLASAINGVMMLIQMLVIVAFVALAIRYIVGDVSQPLFSLVPFTGMGEASGTLPMLMAGAAIACYSFLGFDAVTTLTEETRDPQRTLPRAILLITLIGGLIFVVVSYFVQLAAPGGVFENPDAAAYEIARNIGGDLFVSIFLIGLVVGQFASGIAAQASGARLLYAMGRDGLLPKRLLGQLGRYGTPVGGLVLSGMVALLALTMDVLSAASFINFGAFVAFALVNIAVMAHYYVREKRRGLHGAVFFLLFPLIGLFAIVWLMVSLDARALLLGGVWLAIGMLWLCWLTRGFRQPMPELASLTAAQ, encoded by the coding sequence ATGTCTCGACAGAAAAACTTGCTCTCCTTGAGTCAGGTCGTCATGTTCGGCTTGGCGTACATGACGCCGATTATCGTATTGGGCACCTTTGGCGTATTGGCAATGGTGACTTCAGGCGCCGTATCAGGTGCCTATGCGGTAGCGCTGCTTGCGATGTTGTTCACGGCGCATAGTTATGGGCGCATGGCCTGTGCCTACCCTGTGGCGGGCTCCGCCTATGCCTATGTTCGGCATGCCATTGATGAGCGTCTCGGGTTCATCGCCGGTTGGGCAATCATCCTGGATTACTTGTTCTTGCCAATGGTTATCTGGCTGATTGGGGCGGCTTACCTCAACTCGGCTTTTCCGGCAATTCCCGTTGCCGCGTGGTTGATTGCCTTCATCATTGTCACGACACTCATCAATATTGTCGGGCTGAGATTGGCGAGTGCCATCAATGGCGTGATGATGTTGATACAGATGTTGGTGATCGTGGCATTTGTGGCATTGGCCATTCGCTACATCGTCGGCGATGTCTCGCAGCCGTTGTTCAGCCTCGTACCCTTTACTGGTATGGGAGAAGCATCAGGGACGCTACCGATGTTGATGGCCGGTGCTGCCATTGCCTGTTACTCCTTCCTCGGGTTTGATGCAGTGACGACCCTGACGGAGGAGACGCGTGATCCTCAGCGTACTTTGCCGCGTGCCATCTTGTTGATCACGTTGATTGGCGGTCTCATCTTCGTTGTCGTGTCTTATTTCGTGCAATTGGCAGCACCTGGAGGGGTCTTTGAAAATCCTGATGCAGCAGCGTATGAGATAGCACGCAATATCGGTGGAGACCTCTTCGTCAGCATCTTCCTGATTGGCCTTGTGGTGGGACAGTTTGCCTCCGGTATAGCAGCACAGGCGAGTGGCGCGCGTTTACTGTATGCAATGGGACGTGATGGACTCCTTCCCAAGCGGCTTCTTGGTCAGCTGGGGCGCTATGGAACACCTGTCGGAGGGCTAGTGTTGAGTGGGATGGTGGCGCTGTTGGCACTGACCATGGACGTCCTCTCTGCCGCATCCTTCATTAACTTCGGGGCCTTTGTCGCCTTCGCCTTGGTCAATATTGCAGTGATGGCTCATTACTATGTTCGAGAGAAACGTAGAGGCCTGCACGGAGCTGTCTTCTTTTTACTTTTCCCCTTGATTGGCTTGTTTGCCATCGTATGGCTGATGGTCAGTCTCGATGCGCGGGCGCTGTTGCTAGGTGGCGTCTGGCTTGCCATCGGTATGCTCTGGCTGTGTTGGTTGACGCGAGGCTTCAGGCAGCCCATGCCTGAACTGGCCAGCCTGACGGCTGCGCAATAG
- a CDS encoding DUF3455 domain-containing protein, translating into MKTTVCMTGLLAALALSPMALAMDVPKSVAVPEGNKVAMETVGVGEIKWACETKDDGTMGWVFKGPDAALNDADGEQVGKYYGPPATWEAMDGSKITGKQLGVEPNGDGNIPLQLVQANPAEGEGHMMGVTYVQRLNTQGGAAPAMACDEAHKDKVEIVTYQADYLFYKAM; encoded by the coding sequence ATGAAAACAACTGTCTGCATGACTGGCCTACTGGCCGCCCTCGCGCTGAGCCCGATGGCACTGGCAATGGACGTACCGAAAAGTGTCGCGGTACCGGAAGGTAACAAGGTCGCCATGGAAACCGTTGGCGTCGGTGAGATCAAGTGGGCCTGTGAAACCAAGGACGATGGCACCATGGGTTGGGTCTTCAAGGGTCCGGACGCAGCACTCAACGATGCCGATGGCGAACAGGTCGGCAAGTACTATGGCCCGCCCGCCACCTGGGAAGCCATGGATGGTTCCAAGATCACTGGCAAGCAGCTGGGTGTCGAGCCCAACGGCGATGGCAACATTCCGCTGCAGCTGGTGCAGGCCAATCCTGCTGAAGGCGAAGGCCACATGATGGGGGTGACCTACGTTCAGCGCCTCAACACCCAGGGTGGCGCAGCACCGGCCATGGCCTGTGATGAAGCGCACAAGGACAAGGTCGAAATCGTCACGTATCAGGCCGACTATCTCTTCTACAAGGCCATGTAA
- a CDS encoding redoxin domain-containing protein → MYTRKLHPGSDFPALDVTRSDGETLTLGKPQGEHDWQLVIVYRGKHCPICTKFLNKLESYRERFSAQGVDLVAVSADSQQQLSEHMESLDLNFPLASGLSLEQMQTLGLFISEPRSEKETDHDFPEPAFFIVNAEGKVQIEEVANAPFVRPDLDTLVGGIEFVRKPDNHYPIRGTKQYE, encoded by the coding sequence ATGTATACCCGTAAACTACATCCCGGCAGCGATTTTCCCGCGCTTGACGTCACACGCAGCGACGGCGAGACACTGACACTGGGCAAGCCGCAAGGTGAGCATGATTGGCAGTTGGTCATCGTGTATCGCGGCAAGCATTGCCCGATCTGTACCAAGTTCCTCAACAAGCTGGAGAGCTATCGCGAACGCTTCAGCGCCCAAGGCGTTGATCTCGTCGCTGTTTCTGCTGACAGCCAGCAGCAGTTGAGTGAACACATGGAATCACTGGATCTCAACTTCCCGCTCGCCAGCGGGCTGAGCCTGGAACAGATGCAGACGCTGGGATTGTTCATTTCGGAGCCACGCAGCGAGAAAGAGACCGATCACGACTTCCCGGAACCGGCCTTCTTCATCGTCAATGCCGAGGGCAAGGTGCAGATAGAGGAAGTGGCCAATGCGCCCTTCGTGCGCCCTGATCTGGACACGCTTGTCGGCGGAATAGAATTCGTCCGCAAACCGGACAACCACTACCCGATCCGGGGTACCAAGCAGTACGAATGA
- a CDS encoding manganese efflux pump MntP has product MPVFSIFLLSFSMSCDAFAAALCKGAAIRRPTLSDALRIGLIFGVIESITPMIGWLIGRSVAAYVEQWDHWIAFGLLLLLGLHMIHEGLSKDEEDETDCNAQLSLPRLVLTGFSTSIDAMAVGAGLAFAGVNIITTALSIGAATFLMATIGVMLGGALGKMVGKRAEIIGGIVLIGIGTTILLEHTGYLG; this is encoded by the coding sequence ATGCCCGTATTCTCTATCTTCCTGCTCTCCTTCTCCATGTCCTGCGATGCCTTCGCGGCCGCGCTGTGTAAGGGGGCTGCCATTCGGCGACCCACCTTGTCAGACGCGCTGCGTATCGGTCTTATCTTTGGTGTCATCGAAAGCATCACTCCCATGATCGGATGGCTGATTGGCCGATCCGTCGCCGCCTACGTGGAACAATGGGACCACTGGATCGCCTTTGGCTTGCTGCTGTTGCTCGGCCTGCACATGATTCATGAAGGGCTTTCCAAGGATGAGGAAGACGAGACGGATTGCAATGCTCAGCTCTCTCTCCCTCGCCTGGTGCTGACTGGCTTTTCCACCAGTATCGATGCCATGGCAGTCGGTGCCGGGCTTGCCTTCGCCGGAGTCAATATCATTACCACCGCGCTCTCGATCGGCGCGGCAACGTTCCTGATGGCGACTATCGGCGTCATGCTGGGTGGCGCACTCGGCAAGATGGTCGGTAAACGCGCCGAGATCATCGGCGGCATCGTGTTGATCGGCATCGGGACGACCATTCTGCTCGAGCACACTGGGTATCTGGGCTGA
- the yghU gene encoding glutathione-dependent disulfide-bond oxidoreductase has protein sequence MSDSYQPPKVWTWENESGGKFASTNRPIAGPTHDKELPVGEHPFQLYSMATPNGVKATIMFEELLALGHKGAEYDAWPIRIGDGDQFGSGFVAINPNSKIPALVDNTGDAPLRVFESGSILLHLADKFGALMPKDPAQRVEVMNWLFWQMGSAPYLGGGFGHFYNYAPEKLEYPINRFTMETKRQLDVLDRQLADNAYIAGDEYTIADIAIYAWYGSLVEGKLYDAAEFLAVQDYTHVQRWAKSIAERPAVKRGRMVNRFWGEPEEQLIERHSASDFETNTEDKRAQ, from the coding sequence ATGTCCGATAGTTATCAGCCACCCAAGGTATGGACATGGGAAAACGAGAGCGGCGGCAAGTTTGCCAGTACCAACCGTCCGATTGCTGGTCCGACTCATGACAAGGAGCTCCCGGTTGGCGAGCATCCCTTCCAGCTGTATTCCATGGCGACACCGAACGGCGTGAAAGCCACCATCATGTTCGAGGAGCTGCTGGCGCTGGGTCACAAGGGTGCGGAATACGATGCTTGGCCGATCCGTATCGGCGATGGTGACCAGTTCGGCAGCGGGTTTGTCGCGATCAATCCGAACTCCAAGATCCCGGCCCTCGTCGATAACACGGGTGACGCACCTTTGAGAGTGTTCGAGTCGGGCTCCATCCTGCTGCACCTTGCGGACAAGTTCGGTGCCCTGATGCCGAAGGATCCGGCACAGCGTGTTGAGGTGATGAACTGGCTGTTCTGGCAGATGGGCTCCGCGCCGTATTTGGGCGGCGGTTTCGGTCACTTCTACAACTACGCACCAGAGAAGCTTGAGTACCCGATCAATCGCTTCACCATGGAGACCAAGCGTCAGCTCGACGTGCTTGATCGCCAGTTGGCTGATAATGCCTATATCGCGGGAGATGAGTACACCATCGCCGATATTGCCATCTACGCCTGGTATGGCTCTCTGGTGGAAGGCAAGCTCTATGACGCAGCCGAGTTCCTGGCGGTGCAGGACTACACCCACGTGCAACGCTGGGCGAAGTCGATTGCCGAGCGTCCTGCAGTCAAGCGAGGTCGCATGGTCAATCGTTTCTGGGGTGAGCCTGAAGAGCAGTTGATCGAGCGACATTCGGCGAGTGACTTCGAGACCAATACCGAAGACAAGCGCGCGCAATAA
- a CDS encoding alcohol dehydrogenase family protein — translation MNESATNETMRGVYLTGHGGPEMLDVRDDIPRPAPGDREVLIRVGAAGVNNTDVNIRLAWYSKGNADDEDASWSGKPMEFPRIQGADVCGEITAVGRDVDPSRVGERVLIDPCLFEHDGVALSPPWYFGAECSGGFAEYTTVAASQAHCINSPLSDIELASFPCSYSTAENLLTRASLAQGESVLITGASGGVGSAAVQLARARGAHVIAVTSQAKAQTLRELGADQVVLRDQPLTTALAGNSVDVVIDLAGGPQWPQLLELLRQGGRYAVSGAIAGPVVELDLRTLYLKDLSFFGCTVLAPEVFPNLIRHIEQGNIVPLVAETFPLEDIAKAQEMFQQKSHVGKIVLSVSQTD, via the coding sequence ATGAACGAGTCAGCAACGAACGAGACCATGCGTGGCGTTTACCTGACGGGACATGGCGGTCCCGAGATGCTGGACGTACGCGATGACATCCCCCGCCCGGCCCCGGGCGATCGCGAGGTACTCATTCGCGTCGGCGCGGCAGGCGTCAACAATACTGACGTCAACATTCGTCTGGCCTGGTACTCCAAGGGCAATGCCGACGATGAAGATGCCAGCTGGTCTGGCAAGCCGATGGAGTTCCCCCGCATTCAAGGCGCTGACGTCTGCGGCGAGATCACCGCCGTGGGCCGCGACGTGGACCCGTCACGAGTAGGTGAGCGCGTGTTGATCGACCCTTGTCTGTTCGAGCATGACGGCGTCGCCCTCTCCCCGCCGTGGTACTTCGGCGCCGAATGCAGTGGTGGCTTTGCCGAGTACACGACAGTCGCCGCCAGCCAGGCACATTGCATCAACAGTCCCTTGAGCGATATTGAACTCGCCTCCTTCCCCTGCTCCTACTCGACGGCTGAAAACCTGCTTACCCGCGCCAGCCTTGCTCAGGGAGAAAGCGTTCTGATCACGGGCGCCTCTGGCGGCGTCGGCTCAGCGGCCGTCCAGCTTGCCAGGGCGCGCGGCGCGCATGTCATTGCCGTAACCAGCCAGGCCAAGGCGCAGACACTGCGTGAATTGGGGGCCGATCAGGTCGTGTTGAGAGACCAGCCACTGACGACGGCGTTGGCAGGCAACAGTGTGGATGTGGTCATTGATCTGGCCGGGGGCCCTCAATGGCCTCAGCTGCTTGAGCTGCTACGCCAAGGGGGCCGCTACGCCGTATCTGGCGCGATTGCAGGGCCAGTGGTGGAGCTTGACCTGCGCACGCTGTATCTCAAGGACTTGAGCTTCTTCGGTTGCACGGTACTGGCACCCGAAGTGTTTCCAAACCTGATCCGCCATATCGAGCAAGGCAATATCGTGCCACTGGTCGCTGAGACGTTCCCGCTTGAGGATATCGCCAAGGCTCAGGAAATGTTCCAACAGAAGAGTCATGTGGGGAAGATCGTCCTGAGCGTCAGCCAGACTGACTGA
- a CDS encoding TetR/AcrR family transcriptional regulator produces MLSPLVFANGHDMLTHDIAARLEALFSQRGFAEPSVSELKAAADVSLRTLYRHFPSKESMVIGALQHRHERYLAFLEDDVPAQGAGALSHLYQRLAHWMQHEAPNGCMSVNALAAFPDNTDVRDTVLRHKREILQWLGDRSGQPTLATELFLIHEGASSAWLVLGRDAIDAARSATLTLLGESGT; encoded by the coding sequence ATGCTCTCCCCCCTTGTTTTCGCCAATGGTCACGACATGCTCACGCACGATATCGCGGCACGGCTGGAAGCGCTGTTCAGCCAGCGCGGCTTTGCAGAACCCAGCGTCTCCGAGCTGAAAGCAGCAGCAGACGTCAGCTTGCGCACTCTGTATCGCCACTTTCCTTCCAAGGAAAGCATGGTGATCGGGGCACTCCAGCATCGGCACGAGCGTTATCTGGCCTTTCTGGAGGACGACGTGCCGGCACAAGGCGCAGGTGCGCTCTCTCACCTCTATCAACGTCTGGCGCATTGGATGCAACACGAGGCTCCCAATGGCTGCATGTCGGTCAACGCACTGGCCGCCTTTCCGGACAACACCGATGTTCGCGACACGGTTCTGCGCCACAAGCGGGAAATCCTCCAATGGCTGGGGGATCGAAGCGGCCAACCGACTCTCGCCACTGAGCTGTTTTTGATCCACGAAGGCGCATCCTCGGCCTGGCTGGTACTGGGCAGAGACGCCATCGATGCCGCACGCTCGGCGACCCTCACACTCCTGGGAGAATCAGGTACATGA
- a CDS encoding TonB-dependent siderophore receptor, translating into MALPTAAMAEEDATNSSGVASSVIVVTGERETEVAPGSYRAEASSIANKQSVDFLEQARTINVVTQQVIHDFNLDDLEEALQPVAGIQLGNTLGGTEDGFVKRGFGSNSDGSMLIDGIRQPRRTYSTATVDRVEVLKGPSSLFQGQQNPGGVINMVTKRPQYETHTELSGEVSSFGGGNTSLDTTGAIGDTGLAYRLILSHEDEDSWREYGNDRRTIIAPSLRWEGEHSSAQISYEYQDYDIDIDRGTIFYNGSAADVSSSTRFDETWNRVYGHDESLNAWWKQDITDNWDLKLTYGWTRRQYSDARANVTDVSDSGDVTVRAEENKGYERSEHYTALDATGEVEIAGQRHDVVIGADYETTRDYLDERYFGDSVTVSTVNDVTHGQLSQVTSDDINTSRSNRLDETQALGVYVSDRWHLNDKWILGLGGRYTWFEQQSGEGEDFVSDPDYSDSLFLPSVNLLYRIDDASSTYISYSESFVANGTDSDSGESLDPEVGKGYEIGYKRQWNPRLATSVALYRIRKENVAVTDNGVTRTIGEAGSEGLEFSLDGALTDRTSLLFSYAYTDTEVIEDTEGTEGNRLPNAALNAASLYLAHDLAIDPAYGAWRIGGGVRYVGEREGDDDNSFSMDAYTVADAFVGWRHHFFGPDTEFKLNAKNLFDTTYYYGSGGDTRVLVGDPLEVTLSASVGW; encoded by the coding sequence ATGGCACTGCCGACGGCCGCAATGGCGGAAGAAGACGCGACGAACAGTTCAGGTGTCGCAAGCTCAGTGATCGTGGTGACGGGGGAGCGTGAAACGGAAGTCGCACCCGGCAGCTATCGGGCAGAGGCCTCCAGTATTGCCAACAAGCAGTCGGTCGATTTTCTCGAGCAGGCGCGCACCATCAATGTCGTGACGCAGCAGGTCATCCACGATTTCAATCTGGATGACCTTGAAGAAGCGCTGCAACCTGTCGCCGGAATCCAACTGGGCAACACGCTCGGGGGCACCGAGGATGGCTTCGTCAAGCGGGGCTTCGGCAGCAACAGTGATGGCTCGATGTTGATTGATGGCATTCGCCAGCCGCGCCGCACCTATTCCACCGCGACGGTGGACCGGGTCGAGGTCCTCAAGGGACCATCATCGCTCTTCCAGGGTCAGCAGAATCCGGGCGGCGTGATCAACATGGTCACCAAGCGCCCGCAGTACGAGACGCATACAGAGCTCAGTGGTGAGGTGAGTTCATTCGGCGGTGGCAATACCAGTCTGGATACCACCGGGGCCATCGGGGATACGGGGCTTGCCTATCGCTTGATCCTGTCGCATGAAGATGAAGACTCCTGGCGTGAGTACGGCAATGATCGGCGTACCATCATTGCGCCTTCGCTGCGCTGGGAAGGTGAACACAGCAGTGCGCAGATCAGCTATGAATATCAGGATTACGATATTGATATCGATCGTGGCACCATCTTCTACAACGGCAGCGCTGCCGATGTGTCGAGTAGTACGCGCTTTGATGAGACGTGGAATCGCGTCTATGGACACGATGAGTCGCTCAATGCCTGGTGGAAGCAGGACATCACCGACAATTGGGATCTCAAGCTGACCTATGGCTGGACGCGTCGCCAGTATAGTGATGCGCGAGCCAATGTCACCGATGTCAGCGATAGCGGCGATGTGACGGTACGTGCCGAAGAGAACAAGGGCTATGAGCGCAGCGAGCATTACACGGCACTGGACGCCACGGGGGAGGTAGAGATTGCGGGTCAGCGACATGATGTGGTGATCGGTGCAGATTATGAAACCACTCGCGACTACCTGGATGAGCGTTATTTCGGTGATTCCGTCACCGTCTCGACTGTGAATGATGTCACCCATGGTCAGCTCTCCCAGGTAACCTCCGATGACATCAATACCTCGCGCAGCAATCGTCTTGATGAGACACAGGCACTCGGGGTCTATGTCAGTGATCGTTGGCATCTGAATGACAAGTGGATTCTGGGACTAGGCGGGCGCTACACCTGGTTTGAACAGCAAAGTGGTGAGGGCGAGGACTTCGTGTCCGATCCTGATTACAGCGACAGCCTCTTCCTGCCTTCCGTCAACCTGCTGTATCGCATTGATGATGCCAGCTCTACCTATATCAGTTATAGCGAATCGTTCGTGGCCAACGGCACCGACAGCGATAGCGGTGAAAGCCTTGATCCAGAGGTCGGCAAGGGCTATGAGATTGGCTACAAGCGTCAATGGAATCCGCGCCTGGCGACGTCTGTCGCGCTCTATCGCATTCGCAAGGAAAACGTGGCGGTCACCGACAATGGCGTGACGCGTACCATCGGCGAAGCGGGCTCTGAAGGGCTTGAGTTCAGCTTGGACGGCGCACTGACAGACCGTACCTCCTTGCTGTTCAGCTATGCCTATACCGATACCGAAGTGATCGAGGATACCGAGGGAACGGAAGGCAATCGTCTGCCGAATGCGGCGCTCAATGCCGCGAGCCTCTATCTTGCGCATGATCTCGCCATCGACCCGGCCTACGGTGCCTGGCGTATCGGAGGTGGTGTGCGCTATGTCGGCGAGCGCGAAGGCGATGATGACAACAGCTTCTCGATGGATGCCTATACTGTCGCGGATGCCTTCGTGGGCTGGCGTCACCACTTCTTCGGCCCGGACACCGAGTTCAAGCTGAACGCGAAGAATCTCTTCGATACGACGTATTACTACGGTAGTGGCGGTGATACGCGTGTATTGGTGGGAGACCCGCTGGAAGTGACACTGTCTGCCAGTGTCGGCTGGTAA
- a CDS encoding HD-GYP domain-containing protein, with product MNPILSMSLMPVSGDGAARAVAVQSSSPMNSFDDRLPDYIKSSPPGLKPLEPAVLTLVMAIYRHDPDTLAHSWRVAGLCVYLYRRLLAEGQRKVPLDDLYSAALLHDIGKVTVPSDLLQAPRSLQAEERTLVQKHAAEGGRMLQSLRGPLKALACSLAVSHHECWNGSGYPVGLPSRLLPLHCRIAGLMDVFDALASPRAYKPGWPLDKLVALFVAQAGKQFDPKLINRLAPYWTSLLQEHGRLMDITLDTPSS from the coding sequence ATGAACCCCATATTGTCCATGTCTCTGATGCCTGTATCAGGGGATGGCGCGGCAAGGGCAGTTGCCGTTCAGTCCAGTTCCCCGATGAACTCGTTTGATGATCGATTACCTGATTACATCAAGTCTTCTCCACCGGGCTTGAAGCCGTTGGAACCGGCGGTGCTGACCCTGGTGATGGCCATCTATCGGCATGATCCCGATACGTTGGCGCACTCTTGGCGGGTCGCCGGTCTTTGCGTTTATCTGTATAGGCGCTTGTTGGCGGAGGGGCAGCGCAAGGTGCCACTGGATGATCTCTACAGCGCTGCATTGCTGCATGATATCGGCAAGGTGACGGTACCAAGTGATTTGTTGCAGGCCCCGCGCTCATTGCAAGCGGAGGAACGTACGCTGGTGCAGAAGCATGCTGCTGAAGGGGGGAGAATGCTGCAATCCTTGCGTGGTCCACTCAAGGCGTTGGCATGCTCGTTGGCGGTATCTCATCATGAATGCTGGAATGGCTCGGGATATCCCGTAGGGTTGCCATCGCGGCTGTTGCCGCTGCATTGTCGTATCGCGGGGCTGATGGATGTCTTCGATGCGCTTGCGTCTCCCCGCGCTTACAAGCCCGGCTGGCCGCTGGATAAATTGGTGGCGTTGTTCGTGGCGCAGGCAGGCAAGCAGTTTGATCCCAAACTGATCAATAGACTGGCACCCTACTGGACGTCCTTGCTGCAAGAGCACGGTCGATTGATGGACATCACCCTCGATACCCCATCTTCCTGA
- a CDS encoding urea carboxylase-associated family protein codes for MSNVSAAYQATKGSILDVDHDFYDSLTEGKAERTLIATHTVPLRNGLAWEVPAGHVLRIKITEGSQVGDFNMWNLHNPRERMWASRTRQLQRAHVSTYDRLWSTLPYLRPMATIIDDTLADYGVDEDGGRVHDLLGTRCDPYVNRLLTGEDFDHHCHSNLVRAVAPWGLTEFDVHDVLNIFQCTGLNNDDKYFMKACPARKGDYLEFFAETDLLCAMSCCPGGDLSVDLWGPDARDPLETCNPLGVEIYRLEDNALDGWESPKVAPYAGNHGRQNPTTDWAAIKRERCS; via the coding sequence ATGAGTAATGTTTCTGCCGCCTATCAAGCGACCAAGGGCTCGATCCTGGATGTCGATCATGACTTCTACGACAGCCTCACCGAAGGCAAGGCCGAGCGCACACTGATCGCGACCCATACCGTGCCGCTGCGCAATGGTCTGGCGTGGGAAGTGCCGGCGGGCCACGTGCTGCGCATCAAGATCACCGAAGGCTCACAGGTCGGTGATTTCAACATGTGGAATCTGCACAATCCGCGCGAACGCATGTGGGCTTCCCGGACTCGCCAGCTGCAACGCGCGCATGTCAGCACCTATGACCGCCTGTGGTCGACGCTACCTTACCTGCGTCCCATGGCGACCATCATCGACGACACCCTGGCAGATTACGGCGTCGACGAGGACGGCGGCCGCGTGCATGACCTGCTGGGCACTCGCTGCGACCCTTACGTCAATCGTCTGCTGACCGGCGAGGATTTCGATCATCACTGCCACTCCAATCTGGTGCGAGCAGTCGCGCCTTGGGGCCTGACCGAATTTGATGTTCACGACGTGCTCAACATCTTCCAGTGCACCGGCCTCAACAATGACGACAAGTACTTCATGAAGGCCTGCCCGGCACGCAAGGGTGACTATCTGGAGTTCTTCGCCGAGACGGACCTGCTGTGCGCGATGTCCTGCTGCCCGGGTGGTGATCTGTCGGTGGATCTCTGGGGGCCGGATGCACGCGATCCGCTCGAGACCTGCAACCCGCTGGGTGTGGAGATCTACCGCCTGGAAGACAATGCGCTGGATGGTTGGGAATCACCCAAGGTGGCGCCATATGCTGGTAATCACGGCCGCCAGAACCCGACGACTGACTGGGCAGCCATCAAGCGCGAGCGCTGTAGCTGA
- the putP gene encoding sodium/proline symporter PutP — protein MNLPVLLSFGLYLLLMLGIGIYFYRITHNLSDYILGGRGLPPSVAALSAGASDLSGWALMGLPGAIFSGGLSQAWIAVWTLVGVYLNWTLVAERLRVFTEAAGNALTVPDYLEARFEDRSRVLRTLSSVVMLVFFTFYVSAGLVGGAVLFEGIFEIDYRVALWLGALVIVGYTFLGGFLAASWTDLIQGLMMAASLCAVAAMTAVALFSDPAAAPAGTMDVAPIGGMLEDVTLLGMLSLAGWAIGYCGQPHVVVRFMAVRKREDIRVARRIALLWSAVTMAAAVSVGVLGYYWFGGELGDGLKDSERVFITLSQIMLNPWVAGFILAGVLAAIMSTVDSQLLVCSSAIAEDIYRGLIRPKASQKELVWLSRASVIAIALLATVMGTDRDSSILDLVSYAWGGFGAAFGPVILLSLFWRGMTRNGAIAGLLVGALTVAIWKPLSGGPLEIFDMFEVVPGFLFALMAVIIVSRMSTQPTASACFDRLMKHWHREEA, from the coding sequence ATGAACCTACCTGTCCTGCTGTCATTCGGACTCTATCTGCTGCTGATGCTGGGCATCGGCATCTACTTCTATCGCATCACCCACAACCTGTCGGATTACATCCTCGGTGGCCGCGGCTTGCCGCCCAGCGTCGCGGCCTTGAGTGCCGGCGCGTCAGATCTCAGTGGTTGGGCGTTGATGGGCCTGCCGGGCGCCATCTTCAGTGGCGGCCTCTCGCAGGCCTGGATCGCAGTCTGGACACTGGTTGGCGTCTATCTGAACTGGACATTGGTTGCCGAGCGACTCCGTGTCTTCACTGAGGCGGCGGGCAATGCGCTGACCGTTCCGGATTATCTGGAAGCACGCTTCGAGGACCGCTCTCGTGTACTGCGCACCCTGTCATCCGTCGTCATGCTGGTGTTCTTCACCTTCTACGTCTCAGCCGGACTGGTCGGTGGCGCGGTACTGTTCGAGGGCATCTTCGAGATCGATTATCGCGTCGCGCTGTGGTTGGGTGCCCTGGTCATCGTCGGATATACCTTCCTCGGCGGTTTTCTCGCCGCCTCGTGGACCGACCTCATTCAGGGCCTGATGATGGCAGCCTCACTTTGTGCCGTGGCAGCCATGACGGCAGTGGCGCTGTTCAGTGATCCCGCTGCGGCGCCAGCCGGGACGATGGATGTCGCCCCGATCGGCGGCATGCTGGAAGACGTGACTTTGCTGGGCATGCTGTCACTGGCAGGCTGGGCGATTGGCTACTGTGGCCAACCCCATGTCGTGGTGCGCTTCATGGCCGTTCGCAAGCGCGAGGACATAAGGGTAGCTCGTCGGATTGCCCTGCTGTGGTCCGCCGTGACGATGGCGGCGGCCGTGTCGGTCGGCGTATTGGGCTACTACTGGTTCGGCGGCGAGCTGGGCGATGGGCTCAAGGACAGTGAGCGTGTCTTCATCACCCTCAGCCAGATCATGCTCAACCCGTGGGTGGCAGGCTTCATTCTCGCCGGCGTGCTGGCGGCCATCATGAGCACCGTCGATTCCCAATTGCTGGTCTGCTCCAGTGCGATTGCCGAGGATATCTATCGTGGTCTGATCCGCCCCAAGGCCTCACAAAAAGAACTGGTGTGGCTGAGTCGTGCCAGCGTGATCGCCATCGCTCTGCTCGCCACCGTGATGGGTACCGACCGCGACAGCAGCATTCTCGACCTGGTGTCCTATGCCTGGGGCGGATTCGGCGCCGCCTTCGGCCCTGTCATCCTGCTGTCGCTGTTCTGGCGTGGCATGACGCGCAACGGGGCTATCGCTGGCCTGCTGGTGGGGGCACTCACCGTCGCGATCTGGAAGCCGCTGAGCGGTGGCCCACTGGAGATCTTCGACATGTTCGAGGTCGTGCCCGGCTTCCTGTTCGCCCTGATGGCGGTGATCATCGTCAGTCGCATGAGTACTCAGCCGACGGCCAGCGCCTGCTTTGATCGCCTGATGAAGCATTGGCACCGTGAGGAGGCATGA